From a region of the Sulfoacidibacillus ferrooxidans genome:
- the qoxD gene encoding cytochrome aa3 quinol oxidase subunit IV, with translation MTTHSDVNAVNGTSITPGQPAHHDKFPWKHIIGYVLSLILTFAALGLVLSSALPVTVDIVTIVVLAIMQLLVQLLMFMHVTENHGSRTHVMTLLFAFFVAITIVAGSAWIMTFRSSVA, from the coding sequence ATGACAACACACTCTGATGTCAACGCAGTAAATGGCACTTCGATTACGCCAGGTCAACCAGCGCATCACGATAAGTTTCCTTGGAAACATATCATTGGCTATGTCTTGTCACTGATTCTCACCTTTGCAGCTCTTGGGTTAGTGTTATCTTCAGCTTTGCCAGTAACGGTGGATATTGTAACGATTGTTGTACTAGCGATCATGCAACTTTTAGTGCAGTTACTGATGTTTATGCACGTAACTGAAAATCATGGATCGCGTACGCATGTGATGACCTTGTTATTTGCTTTCTTCGTGGCGATTACCATCGTTGCAGGATCAGCATGGATTATGACATTCCGTTCATCTGTTGCGTAG
- a CDS encoding DUF420 domain-containing protein, whose product MAAGWALFNESTMILSALCIAVGWVMIRRNRVRIHRRFMVAGSILGALFFVSYAVGTFVVGDTEFGGPASYVPAYTLFLKIHVFLATVAAIMGVWVLRLAFKRRFRIHRKVGPWTAIFWFITAATGLAVYLMLFVIFPPGETLKNVLHVLGQ is encoded by the coding sequence GTGGCTGCAGGATGGGCACTATTTAATGAAAGTACAATGATTCTTAGCGCCCTATGTATTGCTGTTGGATGGGTGATGATTCGCAGAAACCGCGTGCGAATTCATCGTCGATTCATGGTAGCTGGAAGTATATTGGGAGCGTTATTTTTTGTGAGTTATGCAGTGGGGACATTTGTAGTTGGCGATACGGAATTTGGTGGTCCAGCTAGCTATGTTCCCGCATATACTCTGTTTTTGAAAATTCATGTTTTTCTTGCGACTGTTGCTGCGATCATGGGCGTTTGGGTGTTGCGGTTGGCATTTAAGAGAAGATTTCGGATTCATCGTAAGGTAGGGCCTTGGACTGCTATTTTTTGGTTTATTACTGCAGCGACTGGACTTGCTGTGTACCTCATGCTGTTTGTCATCTTCCCACCTGGAGAAACATTAAAAAATGTGTTGCATGTATTAGGTCAGTAA
- the qoxA gene encoding cytochrome aa3 quinol oxidase subunit II has protein sequence MLSPKKRRGLTFAALSAVSMLMLSGCGSQIAVLHPEGPVAQKEFNLIVWSFVLMAFVGIVVFGLFAYMLIKYRASRPGIEKTYDPNIEGNTKLEVTWTVIPVLIVIALAIPTVQTTYALKDPPASAHDPIEVDVTSADWKWIFQYPAQHIETVNYLVIPAGVPVKFMLTSVGPMNTFWVPELGGMEFTMPGADLGLWLEADKPGVYLGRGANFSGKGFAHMQFNVYSKTQTQFNQWVSTVKSKYPALTMNEATYLVKHQGLSPIMTFSSYPAASVAQNQNTQMGM, from the coding sequence ATGCTGTCACCAAAGAAACGACGTGGATTAACATTCGCCGCGTTATCAGCAGTCTCCATGCTTATGCTTTCTGGTTGTGGATCGCAGATAGCTGTACTTCATCCGGAAGGTCCAGTAGCGCAAAAGGAGTTTAACTTGATCGTTTGGTCTTTTGTATTAATGGCCTTTGTGGGCATAGTAGTGTTTGGATTATTTGCCTACATGCTAATTAAATACAGAGCATCGCGACCAGGGATTGAGAAAACTTACGATCCTAATATCGAAGGAAATACCAAACTCGAAGTAACCTGGACAGTTATTCCTGTTTTGATTGTTATTGCGCTTGCGATCCCTACGGTGCAGACAACTTACGCACTAAAAGATCCGCCGGCTTCGGCACATGATCCGATAGAAGTAGATGTAACGAGTGCAGATTGGAAATGGATATTTCAGTATCCTGCTCAGCACATTGAAACTGTGAACTATCTAGTCATACCTGCTGGTGTTCCTGTGAAATTTATGTTGACTTCTGTAGGCCCAATGAATACGTTTTGGGTTCCTGAGCTCGGCGGTATGGAGTTTACGATGCCTGGTGCCGATCTTGGCCTTTGGCTAGAGGCAGATAAACCAGGTGTATACCTTGGCCGCGGAGCAAACTTCTCCGGAAAAGGATTTGCACATATGCAGTTTAATGTGTACTCCAAAACGCAAACGCAGTTTAATCAGTGGGTTTCAACAGTTAAGTCGAAGTATCCTGCATTAACAATGAATGAAGCTACGTATCTTGTGAAACACCAAGGTTTATCTCCTATTATGACATTTTCTTCTTATCCTGCTGCATCAGTTGCACAAAATCAAAATACGCAGATGGGCATGTAA
- the qoxB gene encoding cytochrome aa3 quinol oxidase subunit I: MLPHYFNHLFVSGIDIYIADVLIILASISIVGVLTYFKKWKWLWREWLTTVDHKKIGIMYILAAFAMFFRGGMDGLMMRTQLAVPNNHFLGAQHYDEVFTTHGTIMILFMAMPMLIGLINVAMPLQIGARDVAFPYLNAISLWTFFFGALLFNLSFVIGGSPDAGWTSYAPLAGPTFSPGPGENYYLFGLNLAGLGTLASGINFLVTIIKMRAPGMTLMRMPMFVWSTLITSILIIFAFPVLTVALSLLSFDRLFGSHIFSMTHGGMPMMWVNLFWIWGHPEVYIVILPAFGILSEVIGTFSGKKLFGYSAMVGSLIAIAFLSFLVWVHHFFTMGAGATVNSFFGVSTMLIAIPTGVKIFNWIFTMYKGKVRFNTAMLWSLAFIPTFVIGGMTGVMLAVAPADYQYHNSYFLIAHFHYMLVGGTVFGVFSGLYYWWPKMFGMKLNETLGKWHFWLFMISFNLTFLPMYLLGLMGMTRRMYTYPPGLGWSHLNMLETVGAFGQGFAMMFMMVNIIWSIKNGERDLTGDAWDGRALEWATTSPAPEYNFAHIPMIYGRDAFWDRKYGKDKAKYTLKAKPYTPIHMPNNSGRPFLMAVAFFISFFGFVFEWWLVAGLGLLAVFFFMFSRSFETNTDHYISVEEIEHTESGGGRS; the protein is encoded by the coding sequence ATGCTTCCACATTATTTTAATCACCTTTTCGTGTCAGGTATAGATATTTACATTGCTGATGTGTTGATTATTCTTGCAAGCATAAGCATTGTAGGTGTTTTGACTTACTTTAAAAAATGGAAATGGCTATGGCGCGAATGGTTGACTACGGTTGACCATAAAAAGATCGGGATTATGTATATCTTAGCTGCATTTGCCATGTTTTTTCGCGGCGGCATGGATGGTCTGATGATGCGGACTCAGTTGGCTGTGCCAAATAATCATTTTCTTGGGGCACAACATTATGATGAGGTCTTTACCACGCATGGAACGATTATGATTTTATTTATGGCAATGCCTATGTTGATTGGTTTAATCAACGTTGCTATGCCATTGCAAATTGGTGCACGCGATGTTGCGTTTCCTTATTTAAACGCGATTAGTTTATGGACATTCTTTTTTGGCGCACTGTTATTTAATTTATCTTTTGTTATCGGTGGTTCACCTGATGCGGGTTGGACTAGTTATGCACCGCTTGCAGGACCGACATTTTCACCAGGGCCCGGTGAAAACTACTATTTATTCGGGTTAAACCTAGCAGGATTAGGTACACTAGCTAGCGGTATTAATTTCTTAGTGACCATCATTAAAATGCGAGCACCTGGAATGACGCTGATGAGGATGCCAATGTTTGTATGGTCTACGCTGATTACCTCCATCCTCATTATTTTTGCTTTCCCTGTGCTTACAGTAGCACTTTCGCTTCTCTCTTTTGATCGTTTGTTTGGATCACACATTTTTTCAATGACACACGGTGGAATGCCGATGATGTGGGTTAACCTCTTTTGGATTTGGGGTCACCCGGAGGTGTATATTGTTATCTTGCCGGCCTTTGGTATCTTATCTGAGGTGATTGGGACGTTCTCAGGTAAGAAGTTATTTGGGTATTCGGCCATGGTGGGATCATTGATTGCGATTGCTTTTCTTAGTTTTCTTGTCTGGGTTCATCACTTTTTTACAATGGGTGCCGGCGCAACGGTCAACTCGTTTTTTGGAGTGTCAACGATGTTGATTGCTATCCCCACTGGCGTTAAAATATTTAACTGGATTTTCACGATGTACAAAGGTAAAGTCAGATTCAATACGGCAATGCTTTGGTCACTGGCTTTTATTCCGACATTTGTGATCGGTGGTATGACAGGTGTGATGCTAGCTGTTGCTCCTGCAGATTATCAGTATCATAATAGTTACTTTTTGATTGCTCACTTTCACTATATGCTAGTTGGTGGAACTGTTTTTGGAGTGTTCTCTGGGTTGTATTACTGGTGGCCCAAAATGTTCGGCATGAAATTAAATGAAACGCTTGGCAAATGGCATTTCTGGTTGTTTATGATTAGCTTTAATTTAACCTTCCTTCCAATGTATTTGCTTGGGTTAATGGGGATGACGCGGCGCATGTACACGTATCCACCAGGTCTTGGGTGGAGTCATCTCAATATGCTAGAAACTGTAGGTGCTTTTGGTCAAGGATTTGCCATGATGTTTATGATGGTCAACATCATCTGGAGTATCAAAAATGGCGAACGTGACTTGACAGGTGATGCATGGGATGGACGTGCGCTGGAATGGGCGACGACATCACCTGCACCAGAGTATAATTTTGCACATATTCCAATGATCTATGGGCGCGATGCGTTCTGGGATCGCAAGTATGGCAAAGATAAGGCGAAGTATACGTTAAAAGCGAAACCATATACGCCTATTCACATGCCTAATAACTCTGGGCGGCCATTTTTAATGGCAGTTGCATTTTTCATCTCGTTTTTTGGATTTGTTTTTGAGTGGTGGTTAGTGGCTGGATTAGGTCTCTTAGCAGTATTCTTCTTCATGTTCTCTAGGTCATTTGAAACCAATACAGATCACTACATCAGTGTGGAAGAGATTGAACACACTGAGTCAGGCGGGGGGAGGTCGTAG
- a CDS encoding ABC-F family ATP-binding cassette domain-containing protein, which yields MSILEISDLSHGFGDRTLFRNVQVQLSPREHVALIGRNGVGKSTFLQIIADFISHDAGYVKFQNNIQYGYLTQHADLSQFATIGDALRHAFAPIFAKEELLQTIAEKLGTVADQELERLLERYANLQEELERDGIYELGSRVDSVASGLGLLELGLDRPVANLSGGQRTKVLLGQLLLQQPDVLLLDEPTNFLDAEHVIWLKDYLQNYPQAFIVISHEADFLEEVGNVIWSIENAQLIRYNGKYSAYLAYAQERNAQQVQAFTRQQQEIKRTEEFIDKNIARASTTKRAQSRRKALEKLDRIEIPPTTPPPSFPFVEAPSSAKISIDAKGLQIGYSHALLPPLDIIIEQGSKIALVGYNGIGKSTLLRTLVGELPAFDGKLQRDEKLQIGYFAQENYQHDQMTALERVWQHVPSWPQQDVRKALARSGLKQEHITQQIRSLSGGEQAKIRLCILTLHQYNALVLDEPTNHLDNASRNALQAALKKFRGTVILVSHEPIFYQSIVDSTVDLESLFTRGVADRIIAHGAKSRR from the coding sequence TTGAGTATTTTAGAGATCTCCGATTTATCCCACGGTTTTGGTGACCGAACTCTATTTCGCAATGTACAAGTTCAACTTTCTCCTCGAGAGCACGTTGCATTGATCGGAAGAAACGGTGTTGGAAAATCAACTTTTCTTCAGATTATTGCTGATTTCATTTCTCATGACGCAGGCTATGTAAAATTTCAAAACAATATTCAATATGGTTATCTCACGCAACATGCTGACCTTTCGCAGTTTGCTACCATTGGTGATGCGCTCCGACATGCATTTGCACCTATTTTTGCAAAAGAAGAGTTGCTACAAACGATTGCAGAAAAACTTGGAACTGTAGCCGATCAAGAGCTAGAACGATTACTAGAACGCTATGCGAACTTACAAGAAGAACTTGAGCGTGATGGGATCTATGAGCTTGGTTCACGTGTGGATTCAGTAGCTTCTGGTTTAGGCTTACTTGAGCTCGGACTCGATCGCCCCGTCGCAAATCTCAGTGGTGGACAACGCACAAAAGTGTTGCTAGGCCAGTTGCTTTTACAACAGCCAGATGTTCTGCTCCTTGATGAACCTACTAACTTTCTTGATGCAGAACATGTCATTTGGTTAAAAGACTACCTACAAAATTATCCCCAAGCATTTATCGTTATCTCTCACGAAGCTGATTTTCTAGAAGAAGTGGGAAACGTTATTTGGTCTATTGAAAATGCACAACTCATTCGCTATAACGGTAAATATTCAGCTTATTTAGCGTATGCACAAGAACGAAATGCACAACAAGTTCAGGCGTTCACAAGACAACAACAAGAAATTAAACGTACAGAAGAATTTATCGATAAAAACATCGCCCGCGCTTCGACAACAAAGCGTGCACAAAGTCGGCGTAAAGCGCTAGAAAAGCTCGACCGCATTGAAATTCCGCCAACAACTCCACCGCCATCATTCCCGTTTGTGGAGGCACCATCATCTGCTAAAATTTCGATCGATGCAAAAGGATTGCAGATCGGCTATTCACATGCGCTTCTACCTCCACTCGACATTATCATTGAGCAAGGGAGTAAGATTGCACTTGTGGGTTATAACGGGATTGGTAAATCAACTCTTTTGCGAACATTAGTTGGAGAGCTGCCTGCATTTGATGGGAAACTGCAACGTGATGAAAAACTTCAAATTGGTTACTTTGCCCAGGAAAATTATCAACACGATCAAATGACTGCGCTGGAAAGAGTATGGCAACATGTTCCTAGTTGGCCACAGCAGGATGTTCGTAAAGCGCTGGCTCGATCCGGGTTAAAGCAAGAGCATATCACCCAACAGATTCGCTCACTAAGTGGCGGTGAACAGGCGAAGATACGGCTTTGTATTTTAACACTGCATCAATACAATGCATTAGTTCTCGATGAACCTACCAATCACTTAGACAACGCTTCGCGCAATGCCCTACAGGCTGCGCTAAAAAAATTTCGTGGGACTGTCATCCTTGTATCACATGAACCTATTTTTTATCAATCCATCGTGGATTCCACAGTTGACCTAGAATCCCTCTTTACTCGTGGAGTTGCGGATCGAATTATCGCACATGGTGCAAAGTCTCGTCGTTAA
- the qoxC gene encoding cytochrome aa3 quinol oxidase subunit III: MAYQMDAHHAPVDPSVPLEYSTEDGQLKILGFWVFIAADIVLFSCLFATYVVLHNNTYGGPTAEQLFDVPGFVTETLLLLTSSFTCGLAIFEMHRSRLQPMIGWWIVTILLGMGFVGMEISEFAKYVGEGANITRSAFLSSFFILVGTHGTHVTIGIFWMISILIQLIRYGITAVTARKAFVVSIYWHFLDAIWIFIFTVVYLSGKVS, from the coding sequence ATGGCATACCAAATGGATGCACATCATGCGCCGGTCGATCCGTCCGTGCCGCTTGAGTATTCAACAGAAGATGGACAATTAAAGATCTTAGGGTTTTGGGTTTTTATCGCAGCTGACATTGTGTTGTTTTCGTGTTTGTTTGCAACCTATGTGGTATTGCACAACAATACGTATGGTGGACCTACAGCAGAACAACTCTTTGACGTACCGGGTTTTGTCACAGAAACCTTATTACTATTGACTAGTAGCTTTACATGTGGGCTTGCGATTTTTGAGATGCATCGCAGTCGTCTTCAACCAATGATCGGCTGGTGGATCGTCACAATCCTCTTAGGTATGGGGTTTGTTGGCATGGAAATTAGCGAGTTTGCAAAGTATGTTGGTGAAGGTGCAAATATTACTAGGAGCGCCTTTCTATCGTCCTTTTTCATACTCGTAGGAACACATGGTACGCACGTTACGATTGGTATATTTTGGATGATTTCGATCCTCATTCAATTAATTCGCTATGGTATTACGGCTGTTACTGCTCGAAAAGCATTTGTGGTCAGTATTTACTGGCACTTTCTTGATGCCATTTGGATCTTTATCTTCACAGTAGTCTATCTCTCAGGAAAGGTGAGTTAG
- a CDS encoding MarR family winged helix-turn-helix transcriptional regulator, whose translation MSLNVMNDDVVKIETLLRNVSSTIRKQGRAILGDFDMSPAQFDALIWVDEYKHITIGELSAKLGLAYSTTTDLVDRIERRGFVERMRDDQDKRVVRVRVLDPGLALIDRVLQERRNYLAVILGQLQVSEQMLILNALTILQQRLSPE comes from the coding sequence GTGTCGTTGAATGTGATGAATGATGATGTCGTTAAGATAGAGACATTGCTACGCAATGTTTCCTCTACTATTCGTAAACAGGGTAGGGCTATTCTTGGTGATTTTGATATGTCTCCAGCTCAATTTGATGCTCTTATATGGGTTGATGAATATAAACATATTACGATTGGTGAATTGAGTGCAAAACTCGGGTTAGCCTATAGTACAACTACAGATTTGGTTGATCGTATTGAGCGTAGAGGATTTGTAGAGCGTATGCGTGATGATCAAGATAAACGTGTGGTCCGTGTACGAGTGCTAGACCCTGGATTGGCACTGATTGATCGAGTTTTGCAAGAACGTCGAAATTATCTTGCTGTTATATTAGGCCAACTGCAAGTAAGCGAACAGATGCTCATTTTAAATGCACTAACGATTTTGCAACAGCGCTTAAGTCCAGAATAG